A window of Corticium candelabrum chromosome 3, ooCorCand1.1, whole genome shotgun sequence contains these coding sequences:
- the LOC134177449 gene encoding uncharacterized protein LOC134177449, with translation MVIIVQHQLQSLSKLNRLRNLQMHQARKNDDDSLSTGIIAGLVAGVVVLIILIVAGVILILCIYRKKSCVDSSIDTTMRSHMYEDPAQLSSGDVVMQQSSAYDIMEEERRGNSSEIRMQESRAYESLPTQAGAGSFPIHSTVTPL, from the exons ATGGTAATAATAGTCCAGCATCAGTTGCAGTCACTATCAAAACTGAACCGT TTGAGGAATCTACAAATGCACCAGGCAAGAAAAAATGATG ATGACAGTCTTTCAACAGGCATTATTGCTGGTTTGGTTGCTGGAGTTGTGGTGCTCATTATTCTCATTGTGGCTGGTGTGATATTGATATTGTGTATATACCGAAAGAAGAGCTGTGTGGACAGCTCAATTGACACGACAATGAGAAGTCATATGTATGAAGATCCTGCGCAATTGTCGAGCGGAGATGTAGTGATGCAACAATCTAGTGCATATGACATAATGGAAGAAGAGAGACGAGGCAATAGCTCtgaaataagaatgcaagaaTCACGAGCATATGAAAGTTTACCGACTCAAGCTGGTGCTGGTAGTTTTCCTATTCATTCAACTGTAACTCCTTTGTAG